The Cuculus canorus isolate bCucCan1 chromosome 5, bCucCan1.pri, whole genome shotgun sequence DNA segment TTTGGAGAAAGGAGGTGTGCTTTGGCCAAAACTTGGCTTCGGGATATCATAGAAttgccaggttggaaaagacctttgagatcatcgagtccagtCGTTCCTGTCTACTACTAAGAATGATCTGCTGGGAGGTGCAGGGAGTCCCATTGAGGAGGTGGGGTTTAGGGGGAGGGAGGGTGAGGGTGAGACCAGCTTTGCCAGGGCTTGGGtgcaattactttttttgaagaaagtgTGTGCAGGTGGCCAAAAAAGCCAATgacatcctggcttgtatcgggaacagtgtgaccagcaggaccagggatgTTATCTttcctggagcagctgagggaactgcaattgttgtttagcttagagaaaaggaggaggagagactTCGTCACTGTCTTCAGCTCCCTGAGGGGAGGTGTCTTCAGCTCCCTGAggggaggttgtagtgaggtgggtgttgatctctcaggcaacaagtgacaggacaggaGGAAGTGGCTTCAAGTTGCGccaggacaggttcagattagacatcaggaaaaatttcttcaccagaagggttctcaggcactggcagaggctgcccagggaggtggtggagtccccagccctggaggtatttaaaagatgggcagacgaggtgctcagggatgtgatttagttGTGGataggtacggttggactcaatgatctcaaaggtctttcccaaccaaatgattctataagaAGAGACCACATGGCCTGTTACCCCAAAGGAGGGAAGCAGCCTGTACGTCAGTTGGGCAATCAAGGGAACTGGTTTCCTTTCAGGGCTAGTCTGCATCCCTCTTATCGACCCTCAATCTTAAAACAAACTTCCCAAGAAGTCAGGAGAAACGTCATCCTCACGCACTACTTAAATCATTGGCTCCTGCCTAGGAGCAGCCGATACAGAGTCAGAAAAGTTGGGCCCCTGTGGATTGGCTGTAgtagaataaataatttaaagaagcTTAAAGCTACTTTGTTCCAGTCTCCATCCTATGAATGAACTGTGGAGAGGGGTTCAGTTGCTTGAACAGACATTACTAATGCTTCCGTGCCCCGTTAGGGGAATTCTGCATTTAATTCCTGGTCTTTCTGGCATGCAGCACCTGGAGCAAAGATGCTAGAAGTGTGTGACCCTTGAACACTGGGGTACAGAAGGCAGAAATTGCTAAGCAGTGATTATGACCACTCTTGCTAATAAATGTTTTCTAGCAACCACCGCTTGGTAACAAATTTTATTGAAGACAGACGGGATCCAACAGTAGGATCAAGACAGTAGAACTTTTTCCATTTGGTTTACTGGGATTAATTTCAAGTTTATTCGAACAAAGAGAGGTCACTGGGTTAGGGCAGGAGGGGATTATCTCACTGCTTAAAGTTGGCGAATATCTGTACATTTATATGtacaaaatacatttgcaaaagGGCAGAAATATACAGTGTATAATTCTTAATAAAGAGCTCTACTAAACTATTGTGGATTGTTTGGTACAGATAGAAATTCTAGTTTAAGAGAACAGCAGATTCTTGCAATTTGCAGCCTTTTGAATGGAATGATTACATAATGTCtataaaatgaataatttctcTTCTAGGACTTTATGGAGCTTGGGATACTCTGCCAGACTACTGAAAACTAATCGCTGTAGGACAGCTGCATCAAATACATCATTTCCAACAGTTTGGATGCTCTTGGCGCAATATTCTGGCAGAATACCTGGGCCCTTTGTAGTAgttaagaaaaatagtttttttacAATGCCTGAAACTGCAGAGGATAAATCTGATGTAGAACTGTATTCGCCACATCCTGAAGTGCGTGGGATGAAAGTACTCGACAGAGAAGCTTTTAAAAGGACAGTAGTTGTTCCAGTTCTTAAAGTCAAGAAAGAAACTGTAAATACTGTGCTTAAGTCCCTGAAACATACGGTGCTACAGCGTCCTGGTCTGAAGCGAGTGGTGGAGGCTCCAGAAGATGAGGACAGTAGACTTGTTGTTTTGGATCCTCACAAAATACCTGAATTCTCATTGGGAGAATCAGAACAAGAGGTATTAAAAAAGCTTAATGTTCCTCCTGAGGTGTTCAAGTATAACTTGGAGCTGACTTATGAGAATTTCAAGTCGGAGGAGATCCTACGAGCAGTCCTTCCTGAAGGTCAAGATGTCACCTCTGGATTTAGCCGTGTTGGCCACATAGCTCATTTCAATCTTAGAGATCACCAGCTACCCTACCGACATTTGATTGGTAGGTAAAACCACCCTTctcaaaaaaaaggcaatgagtatattttgtaaattgttaaaaagatattttaacaattattctgctgataaataaaaatggtgaagcattggaacaggctgcccagggcagtggtggagtcaccatccctggaggtattccaAAAGCGTGATGACGTGGTACTTCAcaacatgatttagtaggcacggtggtgttgggctgttggttgatgatcttagaggccttttccaaccttaatggttctataAGTCTATGATTATTACTTGTACAAAGAAAACTTCTGagctcttttctttgctttatattttgaCTTTAAATAGCCATGTGCTTGATGCCGTAGCAGAGAAGGTGCAGTTCTCTCCTCTCGCTGCAGTTCTAGGCTCACTTCACTGACCACAGGGCCAAAGTAACATACGTACATGAGAAAGGTGTCACATCTGCAACCTTGACTCATTAGAGGAAGGTTGTTCCAATACATGTTTACTTTTGTTAATTTAACTGCAGTCAGCAGTGTTTGTATCTTGTGCAGAATATTTAAAGGCTGTAGTCCCCTAACCGGAATGTCTTTTGCCCTGTCTTTCAGGCCAGGTTATAATTGACAAGAATCCAGGCATCACCTGTGTAGTGAATAAAACCAGCATTATTGACAGCACGTACAGAAATTTTCAAATGGAAGTGCTCGCTGGAGAGAGCAACCTGGTAACCAAGGTACAGGGAGGGTTTGTTCTGTTCCTTTGAATGTATGTTAAATGTATGTTAAAACCCAAAAGCACCTACTGGAAAGATGTGGTGAAGAGATGTTGCCTTTACACTGTATCTGTTCCTGACAATCCTTGTAGAGTAAGTGTTGGCCATTGCCTCTACATCCATTTGTCCTGGTCTGCCAAGAGCAAAGTGACAACCATATGGATCATGAGGATAAGTATTCTCTCACATTTACAGCCTAGATTCTAAAGCCAAACTATTTAGTGGATTTGAGCTaatgaaatgctgtttcttcagTTCACCAAGCTTTGTACCATGGGTTGTACAGAACGTAAGACGCTGTTTTCAAATCTCACTGGCTTTGCAACCTGAGCAAGATTTTGCCTATGCCTTTGCCCTTTTCTGTCAGCAGAAAGACAAACCTTGCCTCTCctctgttttgacatttttcaggTGCACAGCACGATGTAACTGCCAAGTGTTCTTCACACTGTTTCTTGTCCTTAGCTGGAAACTTGGCCAGTGGTTggactaaaaaatatttttcctgttaatggTTTTATACTTTTAGGAGAGAAAATGTTagattaacaaataaaaaagttgaACAGCTTGGTAGAACATCTTGTACGTTCAGAGAGAAAGCATTTGAATCATCAGGGCAGAAGCAACTGTCCAATATCATGCAGATGGCATTAGCTCACTAAGCATGCATCTAGCGCACCACTGAGCTGCGCACCGAGGGGCACAGATACACCACTGTGTTCCGTGCTGGCAAAGCACATGATGCAGGGATTTGGACCTGAAGTTGCTTTATTTTGGAGTCAAACAGTTCATGTGTGGAGGTGCAAAGCGAGCATTACCTTGTATATGCAAGGATAACGAAGTATGCAAGTATTACCACGCTCATCTGAATAAACGCTGTTTCGTTCTAGATCTGCTCTTAAGATAGTGGTCATCCTAAATTTTGGATCACTTTCCAAACTCTGTCACCTTGAGAGATAAAATACAATACGTTTTCCAACTGCAGACTTGGCTCCCAGTGGCTTTGAATTTGGCTGACAGTTGCCATTCTTCTGCTGTATCATTCTCAGAGGCGTATTTACTATGTTGACTCGGCTAAGGAGGCCTTGAGGCATCTTCCCAAGGTCTGCTTTCAATAAAGGACTTGTCAGCCAGCCACAAAGCTCTTGAAAAGcctcagatttattttttttttatggtcatTTTAAGTTGCTGGTTTATTTCCACCTGGTGATTGAGGCAGGCATGAGCCAGCCATCTGGATTGACAGCTGGAACATTCCTTATGGCTGTTTCTGATGAGTACATCGGTTTATACAAGATTCATGTGTACTACTAATGGCATGAATGTCAGCGTATGCATTACCTTTTGATAAAGCACCATGGGTTTTAGCCATCTTATTTACAGATTATGCTTAAACATGCCTGGAATTTGAACGCAGATGCTTAAGCAAATGTTTTGGGCTTTCAGGTCAAAGAAAATAGTATCTTATATGAATTGGACTTCTCTAAAGTCTACTGGAACCCACGTCTTTCCACAGAACACAGCCGTATCGTTGAACTCTTAAAGCCCGGTGATGTCCTTTTCGATGTCTTTGCTGGGATTGGTCCTTTTGCTattccagcagcaaagaaaaagtgtCGTGTATTTGCAAACGATCTCAATCCTGAATCCTACAACTGGCTTCTGCACAACTGCAAGCTCAACAAAGTGgacagcaaaataaaagtgTTCAACATGGATGGCAGGGACTTCCTCCTGGGGCCAGTAAGAGAAGAACTAAGTAAAGAGCTCCCACTTctgaaaggagaacagaaaacttCATTTCATATAGTCATGAATTTGCCAGCTTTGGCTATTGAATTCCTAGATGTTTTCAGGCATCTTTTGGTCGGAGAGCCATGCAGCACTGCTGGCCTTCCCACGGTGCACTGCTACGGCTTCTCCAAACATGATGACCCTGCCAAAGATATTCAAGAACGAGCTGAGGCTTCTCTAGGAGCCTCCTTAGGTGGACGCTGTTCTACTTACCTGGTTAGAAACGTTGCACCGAACAAGGAGATGCTGTGCATTAGTTTCCAGATCCCAGCGGATGTGCTGTACAAGAGTCCCTGCCACGAGGAAGGTAAGAAGTGAGCCTCCTGTGTGGCCCTTGGATTTCGGGCTGTGCCTTCTGCTCTCAGCCCTGTGGGCTGTTTCAGCTGTGTGCCAGCAGTGCCGTACTCTGGTGTGAACGTGGAGGTGGCTCGCAGGACTGAGCACCTGCGCACGTGCAGCAGCTTCTGGGCTTCATGCACTCTCAGTCACAGTGATCTGCTCCTCTGATCCCAGCGTGAGCCTCCACAGAAAAACGGTGAACTGGGTAGGATCATCCTACAGGCCAAAAACCAGACCTCTGTGCCTTAGGTCATGTACTCGAGGAGGATGGGACATCTAACATCAAGCACATGTTTCTCTTAGCTAAGTACTTAGGAACTTGAGCTTCATTTTCACCCAGGGTGGAATGGTGTTACTTCCAAGGGGATGGTCCCAGTCGTGGCCTTCCGTACAATTGCACAG contains these protein-coding regions:
- the TRMT5 gene encoding tRNA (guanine(37)-N1)-methyltransferase isoform X3; this translates as MRTLWSLGYSARLLKTNRCRTAASNTSFPTVWMLLAQYSGRIPGPFVVVKKNSFFTMPETAEDKSDVELYSPHPEVRGMKVLDREAFKRTVVVPVLKVKKETVNTVLKSLKHTVLQRPGLKRVVEAPEDEDSRLVVLDPHKIPEFSLGESEQEVLKKLNVPPEVFKYNLELTYENFKSEEILRAVLPEGQDVTSGFSRVGHIAHFNLRDHQLPYRHLIGQVIIDKNPGITCVVNKTSIIDSTYRNFQMEVLAGESNLVTKVKENSILYELDFSKVYWNPRLSTEHSRIVELLKPGDVLFDVFAGIGPFAIPAAKKKCRVFANDLNPESYNWLLHNCKLNKVDSKIKVFNMDGRDFLLGPVREELSKELPLLKGEQKTSFHIVMNLPALAIEFLDVFRHLLVGEPCSTAGLPTVHCYGFSKHDDPAKDIQERAEASLGASLGGRCSTYLVRNVAPNKEMLCISFQIPADVLYKSPCHEEEPASKRLCTSKEFPEEKPRS
- the TRMT5 gene encoding tRNA (guanine(37)-N1)-methyltransferase isoform X1, giving the protein MRTLWSLGYSARLLKTNRCRTAASNTSFPTVWMLLAQYSGRIPGPFVVVKKNSFFTMPETAEDKSDVELYSPHPEVRGMKVLDREAFKRTVVVPVLKVKKETVNTVLKSLKHTVLQRPGLKRVVEAPEDEDSRLVVLDPHKIPEFSLGESEQEVLKKLNVPPEVFKYNLELTYENFKSEEILRAVLPEGQDVTSGFSRVGHIAHFNLRDHQLPYRHLIGQVIIDKNPGITCVVNKTSIIDSTYRNFQMEVLAGESNLVTKVKENSILYELDFSKVYWNPRLSTEHSRIVELLKPGDVLFDVFAGIGPFAIPAAKKKCRVFANDLNPESYNWLLHNCKLNKVDSKIKVFNMDGRDFLLGPVREELSKELPLLKGEQKTSFHIVMNLPALAIEFLDVFRHLLVGEPCSTAGLPTVHCYGFSKHDDPAKDIQERAEASLGASLGGRCSTYLVRNVAPNKEMLCISFQIPADVLYKSPCHEEAEPASKRLCTSKEFPEEKPRS
- the TRMT5 gene encoding tRNA (guanine(37)-N1)-methyltransferase isoform X2, producing MTLWSLGYSARLLKTNRCRTAASNTSFPTVWMLLAQYSGRIPGPFVVVKKNSFFTMPETAEDKSDVELYSPHPEVRGMKVLDREAFKRTVVVPVLKVKKETVNTVLKSLKHTVLQRPGLKRVVEAPEDEDSRLVVLDPHKIPEFSLGESEQEVLKKLNVPPEVFKYNLELTYENFKSEEILRAVLPEGQDVTSGFSRVGHIAHFNLRDHQLPYRHLIGQVIIDKNPGITCVVNKTSIIDSTYRNFQMEVLAGESNLVTKVKENSILYELDFSKVYWNPRLSTEHSRIVELLKPGDVLFDVFAGIGPFAIPAAKKKCRVFANDLNPESYNWLLHNCKLNKVDSKIKVFNMDGRDFLLGPVREELSKELPLLKGEQKTSFHIVMNLPALAIEFLDVFRHLLVGEPCSTAGLPTVHCYGFSKHDDPAKDIQERAEASLGASLGGRCSTYLVRNVAPNKEMLCISFQIPADVLYKSPCHEEAEPASKRLCTSKEFPEEKPRS